One genomic segment of Ricinus communis isolate WT05 ecotype wild-type chromosome 3, ASM1957865v1, whole genome shotgun sequence includes these proteins:
- the LOC8275875 gene encoding beta-glucuronosyltransferase GlcAT14B — MEANSNASIAIHSKLQKKQKRWFLLLISSLLLSTLLIFITITSSSTRTQFLYLYPHQYITKKNSFPFDVPHFVESKLPKPVVSSLAIPRLAYLISGSAGDGVNAKRTLKALYHPRNQYAVHLDLEASVEERLELAKWVREEKVFKQVGNVKVIVRSNLVTYRGPTMVSNTLHAAAVLLRDGGEWDWFINLSASDYPLVTQDDLLHTLSGIPRNLNFIEHTSDIGWKEYQRAKPVIIDPGLYSLQKSDVYWVSEKRSVPTAYKLFTGSAWMMLSRPFMEYCLWGWDNLPRIVLMYYANFLSSPEGYFHTVICNAEEFKNTTVNHDLHFISWDNPPKQHPHFLTVDDYQRMVDSNAPFARKFGRNEPVLDKIDSEILGRSADGFALGGWFNNEGHENMTIPDNIRTNNTELKPGPGAQRLKRLITSILSADDFHSSHCI; from the exons atggAAGCAAACTCAAACGCTAGCATCGCCATTCATAGTAAGTtacaaaagaagcaaaaaagatggtttcttttattaatatcatcACTATTACTATCAACCCTTTTAATCTTTATCACTATAACATCCTCTTCTACTCGTACCCagtttctttatctttatccCCATCAATATATCACCAAAAAGAATAGTTTCCCTTTTGATGTTCCACATTTTGTGGAATCAAAACTACCTAAACCTGTTGTTTCATCACTTGCAATACCCCGTCTCGCGTATTTAATATCTGGCTCAGCTGGAGATGGTGTGAATGCAAAAAGGACATTGAAAGCTTTGTACCATCCGAGGAATCAGTATGCCGTGCATTTAGACTTGGAGGCGTCGGTGGAGGAGAGATTGGAGTTGGCCAAGTGGGTAAGGGAAGAGAAGGTTTTTAAACAAGTCGGGAATGTGAAAGTTATTGTTAGGTCTAATTTGGTTACTTATAGAGGGCCTACTATGGTTAGTAATACTCTTCATGCTGCTGCTGTTTTGTTGAGAGATGGTGGTGAGTGGGACTGGTTTATCAATTTAAGTGCTTCTGATTATCCCTTGGTGACTCAAGATG ATCTGCTTCACACTTTGTCTGGCATTCCAagaaatcttaattttattgagcACACTAGTGACATCGGTTGGAAGGA GTATCAGAGAGCTAAGCCTGTCATTATTGATCCAGGGCTGTATAGCTTGCAAAAGTCAGATGTTTATTGGGTGTCAGAGAAAAGAAGTGTGCCAACAGCTTATAAATTGTTTACAG GTTCTGCTTGGATGATGCTCTCTCGCCCCTTTATGGAGTACTGCCTGTGGGGCTGGGACAACCTCCCAAGGATAGTCCTCATGTACTATGCAAACTTCCTCTCTTCGCCTGAGGGGTATTTCCACACAGTGATTTGTAATGCTGAGGAATTCAAGAACACAACGGTTAACCATGATCTTCATTTCATATCTTGGGACAACCCTCCAAAGCAACACCCTCATTTTCTCACTGTTGATGACTACCAGAGGATGGTTGATAGCAATGCACCCTTTGCAAGGAAATTTGGCAGGAATGAGCCAGTTCTTGACAAGATTGACTCTGAGATTTTGGGTCGCAGTGCTGATGGGTTCGCACTAGGTGGTTGGTTCAATAATGAAGGACATGAAAATATGACTATCCCAGACAATATCAGGACGAACAACACTGAACTTAAGCCTGGTCCTGGTGCTCAAAGGCTCAAGCGTCTGATCACCAGTATTTTGTCAGCAGACGATTTTCATTCAAGTCACTGCATCTGA
- the LOC8275877 gene encoding 2-alkenal reductase (NADP(+)-dependent): protein MEVRNRFITIKRHIEGTPKESDFELKAETLDLSSVESGSSYIILKHLYVSIDPYQMNRMKSYSSSHKAINAASPIAPGHVIEARGLAKVVASGNPEFQKDDLVVGLISWGEYSIRKSPGLLTKLDPIGLPLSHHVGILGYSGLTAYAGLFDICKPMKGEKVFVSAACGSVGNLVGQYAKLIGCYVVGCAGSKEKVALLKDRLGFDDAFNYKEETDLKLTLKRYFPDGIDIYFDNVGAEMLEAATANMNNFGRVAACGVIAEYTKGGRRAAPDMIDVVYKRIKIQGFLVPDHSNLYPEFMATTCDYIRNGKIQVLEDISDGILSIPSAFVGLFKGDNVGKKMVKIADEI, encoded by the exons ATGGAAGTGAGGAACAGATTCATAACTATAAAGAGGCATATAGAAGGCACACCAAAAGAGTCCGACTTCGAGCTTAAAGCTGAAACTCTTGATCTCTCATCAGTCGAGTCAGGTTCCAGTTACATAATTCTGAAACATCTCTATGTATCAATAGATCCTTATCAAATGAACCGGATGAAGAGTTATAGCTCTTCTCACAAGGCCATAAATGCTGCAAGTCCAATTGCTCCGGGCCAT GTCATCGAAGCTCGTGGTCTGGCAAAAGTTGTGGCTTCTGGAAATCCTGAGTTTCAAAAGGATGACTTGGTTGTGGGGCTTATAAGTTGGGGAGAGTATAGTATTAGAAAATCACCTGGCTTGTTAACTAAGTTGGACCCCATTGGCTTACCATTGTCACACCATGTAGGAATACTTG GATATAGTGGGCTGACAGCCTATGCTGGACTTTTTGATATATGCAAGCCCATGAAAGGAGAGAAAGTGTTTGTATCAGCTGCTTGTGGATCAGTCGGAAATTTGGTGGGACAATATGCAAAACTCATTGGTTGCTATGTTGTAGGCTGTGCTGGAAGTAAAGAAAAG GTAGCCTTGCTAAAGGATAGGCTTggttttgatgatgcattCAACTATAAGGAAGAAACTGACTTGAAGTTAACTCTCAAGAG GTACTTTCCTGATGGTATTGATATTTACTTTGACAACGTTGGAGCTGAAATGCTGGAAGCAGCAACAGCTAATATGAACAACTTCGGTCGAGTAGCTGCATGTGGAGTAATTGCAGAGTACACAAAAGGTGGAAGAAGAGCAGCACCAGACATGATAGATGTAGTGTACAAGAGGATTAAGATCCAAGGATTTTTAGTCCCTGACCACTCCAATCTTTATCCGGAATTTATGGCAACAACCTGTGATTACATTCGTAATGGCAAGATTCAGGTTCTAGAGGACATCTCAGATGGTATCCTGAGCATCCCTTCTGCCTTTGTTGGACTGTTTAAGGGTGATAATGTTGGAAAGAAGATGGTGAAGATTGCCGATGAAATTTAA
- the LOC8275878 gene encoding 2-alkenal reductase (NADP(+)-dependent) isoform X1, with product MEVTNRYVVTKAYIDGAPKESEFELKSEAISLLLEPGSNDVIVKNLYVSIDPYQLNRMKSRSSSQTHSSFATAINPGDVIDAYGIAKVLASGNPEFQKDDLVIGLITWGEYSVIKPGAMLRKFDPMRFPMSHHVGILGFSGLTAYAGLFEVCKPKKGEKVFVSAASGSVGNLVGQYAKLFGCYVVGCAGSKEKIAMLKEKLGFDDAFNYKEETDLKATLKRYFPDGIDIYFDNVGAEMQEAAIANMKIFGRVAVCGVISEYTDSGRKAAPEMIDVVYRRIKIQGFLAADFMNVYADFISTTCDYLRAGKMHVLEDISTGVESIPTSLIGLFRGHNIGKKMVQLAAE from the exons ATGGAGGTGACCAATAGGTATGTTGTAACCAAGGCGTATATAGATGGTGCACCAAAAGAGAGTGAATTTGAGCTCAAATCTGAAGCTATTTCTCTGTTGCTTGAGCCTGGATCAAATGATGttattgttaaaaatcttTATGTTTCCATTGATCCTTACCAGCTTAACCGAATGAAGAGTCGGAGTTCATCACAGACACATTCCAGTTTTGCAACTGCAATTAATCCTGGAGAT GTTATTGATGCTTATGGAATAGCAAAAGTTTTGGCTTCAGGGAATCCTGAATTTCAAAAGGATGACTTGGTTATTGGACTCATTACTTGGGGAGAATATAGTGTAATCAAACCCGGTGCCATGCTAAGGAAATTTGATCCTATGAGATTTCCAATGTCACACCACGTAGGCATTCTAG GATTTAGTGGACTAACAGCCTATGCCGGATTATTTGAAGTATGCAAGCCAAAGAAGGGTGAAAAAGTGTTTGTATCTGCTGCTTCAGGATCAGTCGGAAATTTAGTCGGACAGTATGCCAAACTGTTCGGTTGCTACGTTGTTGGCTGTGCCGGAAGCAAAGAAAAG ATAGCAATGCTAAAAGAGAAACTTGGCTTTGACGATGCATTCAATTACAAAGAAGAAACTGATTTGAAAGCAACTCTCAAAAG GTATTTTCCTGATGGGATTGACATATACTTCGACAATGTTGGGGCTGAAATGCAAGAGGCAGCAATAgctaatatgaaaatattcgGTAGGGTAGCAGTTTGTGGAGTGATTTCCGAGTATACAGATAGTGGAAGAAAAGCTGCACCTGAAATGATAGATGTTGTGTACAGGAGAATCAAAATCCAAGGGTTTTTAGCTGCTGATTTCATGAATGTATATGCAGATTTCATTTCAACAACCTGTGATTATCTTCGTGCTGGCAAGATGCACGTTCTTGAAGATATCTCAACTGGTGTAGAGAGCATTCCCACATCATTAATTGGACTTTTTAGAGGTCATAACATTGGGAAGAAGATGGTTCAATTAGCAGCAGAGTAG
- the LOC8275878 gene encoding 2-alkenal reductase (NADP(+)-dependent) isoform X2, which yields MKSRSSSQTHSSFATAINPGDVIDAYGIAKVLASGNPEFQKDDLVIGLITWGEYSVIKPGAMLRKFDPMRFPMSHHVGILGFSGLTAYAGLFEVCKPKKGEKVFVSAASGSVGNLVGQYAKLFGCYVVGCAGSKEKIAMLKEKLGFDDAFNYKEETDLKATLKRYFPDGIDIYFDNVGAEMQEAAIANMKIFGRVAVCGVISEYTDSGRKAAPEMIDVVYRRIKIQGFLAADFMNVYADFISTTCDYLRAGKMHVLEDISTGVESIPTSLIGLFRGHNIGKKMVQLAAE from the exons ATGAAGAGTCGGAGTTCATCACAGACACATTCCAGTTTTGCAACTGCAATTAATCCTGGAGAT GTTATTGATGCTTATGGAATAGCAAAAGTTTTGGCTTCAGGGAATCCTGAATTTCAAAAGGATGACTTGGTTATTGGACTCATTACTTGGGGAGAATATAGTGTAATCAAACCCGGTGCCATGCTAAGGAAATTTGATCCTATGAGATTTCCAATGTCACACCACGTAGGCATTCTAG GATTTAGTGGACTAACAGCCTATGCCGGATTATTTGAAGTATGCAAGCCAAAGAAGGGTGAAAAAGTGTTTGTATCTGCTGCTTCAGGATCAGTCGGAAATTTAGTCGGACAGTATGCCAAACTGTTCGGTTGCTACGTTGTTGGCTGTGCCGGAAGCAAAGAAAAG ATAGCAATGCTAAAAGAGAAACTTGGCTTTGACGATGCATTCAATTACAAAGAAGAAACTGATTTGAAAGCAACTCTCAAAAG GTATTTTCCTGATGGGATTGACATATACTTCGACAATGTTGGGGCTGAAATGCAAGAGGCAGCAATAgctaatatgaaaatattcgGTAGGGTAGCAGTTTGTGGAGTGATTTCCGAGTATACAGATAGTGGAAGAAAAGCTGCACCTGAAATGATAGATGTTGTGTACAGGAGAATCAAAATCCAAGGGTTTTTAGCTGCTGATTTCATGAATGTATATGCAGATTTCATTTCAACAACCTGTGATTATCTTCGTGCTGGCAAGATGCACGTTCTTGAAGATATCTCAACTGGTGTAGAGAGCATTCCCACATCATTAATTGGACTTTTTAGAGGTCATAACATTGGGAAGAAGATGGTTCAATTAGCAGCAGAGTAG